One region of Rhodospirillaceae bacterium genomic DNA includes:
- a CDS encoding ATP F0F1 synthase subunit C (Produces ATP from ADP in the presence of a proton gradient across the membrane. Subunit C is part of the membrane proton channel F0) yields MDVEAAKLIGAGLATIGVAGAGVGIGTIFGEYVAGGFRNPAAAPKMFGNVLLGFALVEAVALYALVMAFLILFG; encoded by the coding sequence ATGGATGTTGAAGCGGCAAAACTAATCGGCGCAGGCCTGGCGACAATCGGCGTTGCAGGTGCCGGCGTAGGCATCGGCACGATCTTTGGCGAATATGTCGCCGGTGGCTTCCGGAATCCGGCAGCCGCACCAAAGATGTTCGGGAACGTCCTGCTGGGCTTTGCCCTGGTCGAGGCCGTCGCCCTGTACGCCCTCGTCATGGCATTCCTCATTCTGTTCGGCTAG